Proteins encoded by one window of Candidatus Methylomirabilota bacterium:
- a CDS encoding cyclase family protein — translation MPARPAVPSEAQVREYLTTLSNWGRWGREDELGTINLITPAKRQAAARLVTHGESVSCARPISTEITADTTVQPLRFMVDSGEGRDTVSAERALQRRGAAEFIGMVFHGYTITHVDAPAHYFWDGKLYNGRSCNTVTSREGATVSSVEVLRDGVVSRGVLLDVARARGVPWLEAGVGVMPEDLEAAEEAQGVRVESGDILLVRTGYYGRRLAEGPVNPLKAGNPALHAACCPWLRDRGVAMIGTDTHNDVNPLPYPSMGNSFHVVCLVAMGLWLIDNANLEDLARVAARLGRWEFLLTVAPLRLHNVTGSPVNPIAVF, via the coding sequence GTGCCCGCTCGCCCGGCGGTCCCGTCGGAGGCTCAGGTCCGCGAGTACCTGACGACGCTCTCCAACTGGGGCCGCTGGGGCCGCGAGGACGAGCTGGGCACGATCAACCTCATCACCCCCGCCAAGCGTCAGGCCGCGGCTCGCCTCGTGACCCACGGCGAGAGCGTGTCCTGCGCGCGTCCGATCAGCACCGAGATCACCGCCGACACCACCGTGCAGCCCCTGCGCTTCATGGTGGACTCGGGCGAAGGGCGCGACACCGTCTCGGCCGAGCGCGCCCTGCAGCGGCGCGGGGCGGCCGAGTTCATCGGCATGGTGTTCCACGGCTACACGATCACCCACGTGGACGCGCCGGCGCACTACTTCTGGGACGGCAAGCTCTACAACGGCCGCTCCTGCAACACGGTGACCTCGCGAGAAGGGGCCACCGTGAGCTCGGTCGAGGTGCTGCGCGACGGCGTGGTGAGCCGCGGGGTGCTGCTCGACGTGGCGCGGGCCCGCGGCGTCCCGTGGCTCGAGGCGGGAGTCGGCGTCATGCCCGAGGACCTCGAAGCCGCCGAGGAGGCCCAGGGCGTGCGGGTGGAGTCGGGCGACATCCTCCTGGTGCGCACCGGCTACTACGGGCGGCGGCTCGCGGAAGGGCCGGTGAATCCGCTCAAGGCCGGCAACCCGGCGCTCCACGCCGCCTGCTGCCCGTGGCTGCGCGACCGGGGCGTGGCCATGATCGGCACGGACACCCACAACGACGTGAACCCGTTGCCGTACCCGTCGATGGGCAACTCCTTCCACGTGGTCTGCCTGGTCGCGATGGGCCTCTGGCTCATCGACAACGCCAATCTCGAGGACCTGGCCCGCGTGGCGGCCCGCCTGGGCCGCTGGGAGTTCCTGCTGACCGTCGCGCCCCTGCGTCTACACAACGTGACGGGCTCTCCGGTCAATCCCATCGCGGTCTTCTAG
- a CDS encoding MFS transporter, with protein sequence MTDGSARWRALVLLSLAEMLALSLWFSASAVLPALSREWALGDGGRAGLTIAVQAGFIVGTLLAALANLPDVLPSRSLMRWGALAAAAVNAALALWADHLGSALALRFLTGVFLAGTYPPAMKIAATWFREGRGLAIGLLVAALTVGSATPHLIRGLTELPWRHTLLAASALGVLAALVVTRVTEGPYRFPPARFDVRMATAVLRERGARLACLGYFGHMWELYAMWTWLAAFLAASVEARGGGGYAGLNASEATFVCVGLAGGLGAYAGGALADRWGRTTLTIAAMAFSGLCAVLIGFTFGGPPVITLVVAIVWGVTVIADSAQFSTAVTELAPAAYVGTALTTQTCLGFALTMASIWAIPPAVSLVGWRWAFAMLAVGPALGVLAMARLRALPEASLMAGGRR encoded by the coding sequence ATGACCGACGGATCGGCGCGCTGGCGCGCCCTCGTCCTGCTTTCTCTCGCCGAGATGCTGGCGCTGTCGCTCTGGTTCAGCGCCTCCGCGGTCCTGCCCGCGCTGTCGCGTGAGTGGGCGCTCGGCGACGGCGGACGCGCCGGGCTCACCATCGCGGTGCAGGCCGGCTTCATCGTCGGGACTCTGCTCGCCGCGCTCGCCAATCTGCCCGACGTGCTGCCCTCGCGCTCGCTCATGCGGTGGGGCGCGCTGGCCGCCGCCGCGGTGAACGCGGCGCTGGCGCTCTGGGCCGACCACCTCGGCTCCGCCCTGGCGCTCCGCTTCCTCACCGGCGTGTTCCTCGCCGGCACCTATCCGCCCGCGATGAAGATCGCGGCCACGTGGTTCCGCGAGGGCCGCGGGCTCGCCATCGGGCTGCTGGTCGCCGCGCTCACCGTCGGCTCGGCCACGCCGCATCTCATCCGCGGCCTCACCGAGCTGCCGTGGCGGCACACCCTGCTCGCGGCCTCGGCGCTGGGCGTCCTGGCCGCGCTGGTCGTCACCCGCGTGACCGAGGGCCCCTACCGCTTCCCGCCCGCCCGCTTCGACGTGCGCATGGCCACGGCCGTGCTGCGCGAGCGGGGCGCGCGCCTGGCCTGCCTCGGCTACTTCGGCCACATGTGGGAGCTGTACGCGATGTGGACGTGGCTGGCCGCGTTCCTGGCCGCGAGCGTGGAGGCCCGCGGCGGCGGTGGGTACGCGGGTCTCAATGCCAGCGAGGCCACCTTCGTGTGTGTCGGCCTGGCGGGCGGCCTCGGCGCCTACGCGGGGGGCGCCCTCGCCGACCGCTGGGGCCGGACCACGCTGACCATCGCCGCGATGGCCTTCTCCGGGCTCTGCGCGGTCCTCATCGGCTTCACCTTCGGCGGGCCGCCCGTGATCACCCTGGTCGTCGCGATCGTCTGGGGCGTCACCGTCATCGCGGACTCCGCCCAGTTCTCGACCGCGGTGACCGAGCTGGCGCCCGCCGCCTACGTGGGCACCGCGCTCACCACGCAGACCTGCCTCGGCTTCGCGCTCACCATGGCCTCGATCTGGGCCATTCCGCCGGCGGTGAGTCTGGTAGGCTGGCGCTGGGCCTTCGCGATGCTCGCGGTCGGTCCCGCCCTGGGCGTGCTGGCCATGGCCCGGCTCCGGGCGCTGCCCGAGGCCAGCCTCATGGCCGGAGGCCGCCGCTGA
- a CDS encoding class I fructose-bisphosphate aldolase, whose product MESRVKEILSWYGSDSPGTRTNIARLLNHGRLAGTGKLVILPVDQGFEHGPARSFAVNPAGYDPSYHFRLAIDAGCNAYAAPLGFLEAGAAEFAGEVPLILKMNNHDVLHDEKDPLSAVTGSVKDALRLGCVAVGFTIYPGSSQAQIMYQQCREMIQEAKANGLAAVVWSYPRGSDVSKAGETGLDVVAYAAQIAAQLGAHVIKVKPPTEHIEQAEAKKAYEKARVPMATLSERVRHVVQSSFDGRRIVIFSGGATKENDEAIFDECRGIRDGGGFGSIIGRNSFQRPRDHALRFLDTVMKIYSGEKK is encoded by the coding sequence ATGGAATCGCGAGTGAAGGAGATCCTGAGCTGGTACGGCAGCGACAGCCCCGGCACCCGCACCAACATCGCCCGGCTCCTGAATCACGGCCGCCTGGCCGGCACCGGCAAGCTGGTGATCCTGCCGGTGGACCAGGGCTTCGAGCACGGCCCGGCCCGTAGCTTCGCGGTCAACCCGGCCGGCTACGACCCTTCGTATCATTTCCGCCTGGCCATCGACGCCGGCTGCAACGCCTACGCGGCGCCGCTCGGCTTCCTGGAGGCGGGCGCGGCCGAGTTCGCGGGCGAGGTGCCGCTGATCCTCAAGATGAACAACCACGACGTGCTCCACGACGAGAAGGATCCGCTCTCCGCGGTGACCGGCTCGGTCAAGGACGCGCTCCGGCTCGGCTGCGTGGCGGTGGGCTTCACGATCTACCCCGGCTCCTCGCAGGCCCAGATCATGTACCAGCAGTGCCGCGAGATGATCCAGGAGGCCAAGGCCAACGGTCTCGCCGCGGTGGTGTGGTCCTACCCGCGCGGCTCCGACGTGAGCAAGGCGGGGGAGACCGGCCTCGACGTCGTCGCCTACGCCGCGCAGATCGCGGCCCAGCTGGGTGCCCACGTCATCAAGGTGAAGCCGCCCACCGAGCACATCGAGCAGGCCGAGGCCAAGAAGGCCTACGAGAAGGCCAGGGTCCCGATGGCCACGCTGAGCGAGCGGGTGCGTCACGTGGTGCAATCCTCCTTCGACGGACGGCGCATCGTGATCTTCTCGGGCGGCGCCACCAAGGAGAACGACGAGGCGATCTTCGACGAGTGCCGCGGCATCCGGGACGGCGGCGGCTTCGGCTCGATCATCGGACGCAACTCGTTCCAGCGGCCGCGCGATCACGCGCTGCGGTTCCTGGACACCGTGATGAAGATCTACTCGGGCGAGAAGAAGTAG
- a CDS encoding ABC transporter substrate-binding protein, whose product MSLLTRFIAGVLLAGLTALVPAAAVTAQTVVGVTATEIKIGNTNPYSGNASAYGTIGKTIAAYFKKVNDEGGVNGRKINFISYDDGYSPPKTVEMIRKLVEQDQVALLFQTLGTPPNSAIHKYVNQQKVPHLFVATGATKWNDPKNFPWTMGYQPNYQTEGRVYAAYALSHVKDAKIGILYQNDDYGKDYLKGFEDGLGDAKKQIVLKQTYEVTDPTIDSQIVNLKNSGANVFFNITIPKYAVQAIKKAHEIGWKPLHFLNNVSSSLGTVLKPAGLDASKDLITALYMKEVTDPQWRNDKGFTDWVAFMKKYYPEGALDDQANGFGYNVAILMTQVLKQCGNDFSRENIMKQAASVKNFELPLLLPGIKVNTSPTDFAPIEQEQLAKFDGEKWALFGEVIEAVRK is encoded by the coding sequence ATGAGTTTGCTGACGCGGTTCATCGCAGGTGTCCTGCTGGCTGGCCTGACGGCCCTGGTGCCCGCGGCTGCGGTCACGGCCCAGACGGTCGTCGGGGTCACCGCCACCGAGATCAAGATCGGCAACACCAATCCGTATAGCGGCAACGCCTCCGCCTACGGAACCATCGGCAAGACCATCGCCGCCTACTTCAAGAAGGTCAACGACGAGGGCGGAGTCAACGGCCGCAAGATCAACTTCATCAGCTACGACGACGGCTACAGCCCGCCCAAGACGGTGGAGATGATTCGCAAGCTGGTCGAGCAAGACCAGGTGGCGCTCCTCTTCCAGACCCTGGGCACGCCGCCGAACAGCGCCATCCACAAGTACGTGAACCAGCAGAAGGTGCCGCACCTCTTCGTGGCCACCGGCGCCACCAAGTGGAACGACCCGAAGAACTTCCCGTGGACGATGGGATACCAGCCCAACTACCAGACCGAGGGCCGGGTCTACGCGGCCTACGCGCTCAGCCACGTCAAGGACGCCAAGATCGGCATCCTGTACCAGAACGACGACTACGGGAAGGACTACCTGAAGGGCTTCGAGGACGGGCTCGGCGACGCCAAGAAGCAGATCGTGCTGAAGCAGACCTACGAGGTGACCGATCCCACCATCGACTCCCAGATCGTCAATCTCAAGAACAGCGGCGCCAACGTCTTCTTCAACATCACGATCCCGAAGTACGCGGTGCAGGCGATCAAGAAGGCCCACGAGATCGGGTGGAAGCCGCTGCACTTCCTCAACAACGTGTCGAGCTCGCTCGGTACGGTGCTGAAGCCGGCGGGACTCGACGCCTCCAAGGATCTGATCACCGCGCTGTACATGAAGGAAGTGACCGATCCCCAGTGGCGGAACGACAAGGGCTTCACCGACTGGGTGGCCTTCATGAAGAAGTACTATCCGGAAGGGGCGCTGGACGACCAGGCCAACGGCTTCGGCTACAACGTGGCGATCCTCATGACCCAGGTCCTGAAGCAGTGCGGGAACGACTTCTCCCGCGAGAACATCATGAAGCAGGCGGCGAGCGTGAAGAACTTCGAGCTGCCGCTGCTGTTGCCCGGCATCAAGGTCAATACGAGCCCGACCGACTTCGCGCCCATCGAGCAGGAGCAGCTCGCCAAGTTCGACGGTGAGAAGTGGGCGCTCTTCGGCGAGGTCATCGAGGCGGTTCGCAAGTAG
- a CDS encoding class 1 fructose-bisphosphatase: MADSPMTLSEHLAGQSASLPASHAPGVATVVGRIGRVAAVIAQELAHAALRDRLGYVGGTNVTGDQVKKLDVWGHDVMTSALRETRACAALVSEESPDPIEMSEAGGPNALVVCADPVDGSSNLDVNGAVGTIFSLRPSGGKTPAAPAALGRGSEQIAAGYVMYGPATTLVYTVGTGTHGFTLNPETGEFFLTHPDIRIPRRGKIYGINEGNVHTWHPGQQAFVAHLKGKDKASGRPYSLRYSGAMVADVHRTLLDGGLFMYPADWSDPQKPKAKLRLLYEVAPMGMIVEQAGGGATTGLERVLDLVAADYHQRSAVILGSPEDVAMAEEFYRR, translated from the coding sequence ATGGCCGATTCGCCGATGACGCTATCGGAACACCTCGCCGGCCAGTCCGCCTCGCTGCCCGCCTCGCACGCCCCAGGGGTCGCCACCGTCGTCGGCCGCATCGGGCGCGTGGCCGCGGTCATCGCGCAGGAGCTGGCGCACGCGGCCCTGCGTGACCGGCTCGGCTACGTCGGCGGGACCAACGTCACCGGCGACCAGGTCAAGAAGCTGGACGTCTGGGGCCACGACGTCATGACGTCCGCGCTTCGCGAGACACGCGCCTGCGCGGCCCTGGTCTCCGAGGAATCGCCCGATCCGATCGAGATGAGCGAGGCGGGCGGGCCCAACGCCCTGGTGGTCTGCGCGGATCCCGTCGACGGCTCGTCCAACCTCGACGTCAATGGCGCGGTGGGGACGATCTTCTCGTTGCGGCCGTCCGGTGGGAAGACCCCGGCGGCGCCCGCCGCGCTCGGCCGCGGCTCCGAGCAGATCGCGGCGGGCTACGTCATGTACGGGCCTGCCACCACGCTGGTCTACACGGTGGGAACGGGGACCCACGGCTTCACGCTCAACCCGGAGACCGGCGAGTTCTTCCTCACCCATCCCGACATTCGCATTCCTCGGCGCGGCAAGATCTACGGGATCAACGAGGGCAACGTGCACACGTGGCATCCCGGTCAGCAGGCCTTCGTGGCGCACCTGAAGGGGAAGGACAAGGCGAGCGGCCGGCCCTACTCGCTGCGCTACTCGGGCGCGATGGTGGCCGACGTGCACCGCACGCTCCTGGACGGGGGGCTGTTCATGTACCCGGCCGACTGGAGCGATCCACAGAAGCCCAAGGCCAAGCTGCGCCTGCTCTACGAGGTCGCCCCGATGGGTATGATCGTCGAGCAGGCGGGCGGCGGCGCGACCACCGGACTCGAGCGCGTGCTCGACCTGGTCGCGGCGGACTATCACCAGCGATCGGCCGTCATCCTCGGCAGCCCCGAGGACGTCGCGATGGCCGAGGAGTTCTACCGTCGGTAA
- a CDS encoding branched-chain amino acid ABC transporter permease: protein MQVTVLLVVLALAAALPLFVSGFRLFQFTQVLIYAIALLGLNLLTGYNGQFSLGHGAFYGIGAYTSAIMIDRWGIGYGWTIPAAGIVCLIVGFLFGRPALRLEGLYLALATFSLALAVPQILKYFEEWTGGSQGIVLSKPKAPFHLRLTEDQWLYFLTLAVTIVLFVLAANLLGGRTGRALVAIRDNHIAAEAMGVNNALYKSVTFGVSAAYTGVAGALSAIVIAFVAPDSFDVFLSITLLTGIVIGGFGTISGPIYGALFIQFVPNWAQDISKAAPWAIFGAFLIGFMYVMPRGIAGFLQILWIRLTRPAVSKGEGR, encoded by the coding sequence ATGCAGGTGACGGTTCTGCTCGTGGTGCTGGCGCTCGCGGCGGCGCTGCCGCTCTTCGTGAGCGGTTTCCGGCTGTTCCAGTTCACCCAGGTCCTGATCTACGCCATCGCGCTCCTCGGACTGAACCTGCTCACCGGTTACAACGGGCAGTTCTCCCTCGGTCACGGGGCCTTCTACGGGATCGGCGCCTACACCAGCGCCATCATGATCGATCGATGGGGCATCGGTTACGGGTGGACCATCCCCGCGGCGGGGATCGTGTGCCTGATCGTCGGCTTTCTGTTCGGCCGGCCCGCCCTGCGCCTCGAGGGCCTCTACCTGGCCCTGGCCACGTTCTCCCTGGCCCTGGCCGTCCCGCAGATCCTGAAGTACTTCGAGGAATGGACCGGCGGCTCCCAGGGCATCGTCCTCAGCAAGCCCAAGGCTCCGTTCCACCTGCGCCTCACCGAGGATCAGTGGCTCTATTTCCTGACCCTCGCGGTGACCATCGTGCTCTTCGTCCTGGCCGCGAACCTGCTCGGCGGTCGGACGGGACGGGCTCTCGTCGCCATCCGTGACAACCACATCGCGGCCGAAGCGATGGGGGTCAACAACGCGCTCTACAAGTCGGTCACCTTCGGGGTGAGCGCGGCCTACACCGGCGTCGCGGGCGCGCTCAGCGCCATCGTGATTGCCTTCGTCGCTCCCGACTCGTTCGACGTCTTCCTGTCGATCACGCTCCTGACCGGGATCGTCATCGGCGGCTTCGGCACGATCTCCGGCCCCATCTACGGGGCCCTCTTCATCCAGTTCGTTCCCAACTGGGCCCAGGACATCTCCAAGGCGGCGCCCTGGGCCATCTTCGGCGCATTCCTGATCGGTTTCATGTACGTGATGCCGCGAGGCATCGCCGGATTCCTGCAGATCCTGTGGATCCGGCTGACCAGGCCAGCGGTTTCAAAGGGCGAGGGCCGGTGA
- a CDS encoding ABC transporter ATP-binding protein encodes MRFGGIIALDDVSFDMAAGHIVGLIGPNGAGKTTLFNCVSRLYTPNSGDLVFEGRSIIKHTPDRVAALGIGRTFQNLALFPSMTVLQNVMVGVHARTRSDFLSNALGLPWVRREERTMREAAMEAISFLGLDAFAGHPAAGLPFGTLKRVELARALAGDPKLLLVDEPAGGLNHEEVARLGEILRSIRDRRGVTVLLVEHHMSLVMQVSDRVVVLDFGRRIADGPPAAVQRDPEVIRAYLGSEI; translated from the coding sequence ATGCGCTTCGGGGGAATCATCGCCCTGGACGACGTGTCGTTCGACATGGCGGCGGGCCACATCGTCGGGCTCATCGGCCCGAACGGGGCGGGAAAGACCACGCTGTTCAACTGCGTCAGCCGGCTCTACACCCCGAACAGCGGCGACCTGGTCTTCGAGGGACGGTCGATCATCAAGCACACGCCCGACCGCGTGGCCGCGCTCGGTATCGGCCGCACCTTCCAGAACCTCGCCTTGTTCCCATCCATGACCGTGCTGCAGAACGTGATGGTGGGCGTGCACGCACGCACCCGGAGCGATTTCTTGAGCAACGCGCTCGGCTTGCCCTGGGTGAGACGCGAGGAGCGCACGATGCGCGAGGCCGCGATGGAGGCCATTTCCTTTCTCGGCCTCGATGCGTTCGCGGGGCATCCCGCCGCCGGGCTTCCGTTCGGAACGCTCAAGCGGGTGGAGCTGGCGCGCGCGCTGGCCGGTGACCCCAAGCTGCTGCTGGTGGACGAGCCGGCCGGCGGCCTGAATCACGAGGAGGTCGCGAGGCTCGGCGAGATCCTCCGGTCGATCCGGGATCGGCGCGGCGTGACCGTCCTCCTCGTCGAGCATCACATGAGCCTGGTCATGCAGGTCTCCGACCGGGTGGTGGTGCTCGACTTCGGCCGGCGAATCGCGGACGGTCCGCCGGCGGCGGTCCAGCGTGATCCCGAGGTCATCCGAGCCTATCTGGGAAGCGAAATCTGA
- the ettA gene encoding energy-dependent translational throttle protein EttA — MAHQFIFVMKDLKKIVPPKREILKGIWLSFYPGAKIGVIGANGAGKSSLLRIMAGVDRDFLGEAWPADGVRVGYLPQEPRLDAAKDVRGNVEDGVADVRSLLTRFDEINARLGEPLDADEMDKVLAEQGRVQDAIESANGWDLDRTVEIAMDALRCPPGDADVATLSGGEVRRVALCRLLLQKPDLLLLDEPTNHLDAESVAWLERFLKEYPGTVVAITHDRYFLDNVAGWILELDRGAGIPWEGNYSSWLDQKKQRLAVEEKQESARQRTLERELEWVRMSPRARQAKSKSRLQAYEELLAEGGRDREGQAEIVIPTPPRLGDLVVQAEHLAKGYGDRLLIEDLSFSLPRGGIVGVIGPNGAGKTTLFRMITGQEKPERGSLQVGESVRLAYVDQSRDTLDPAKNVWEEISGGAEQLQLGSRQIASRAYVASFNFKGADQQKRVGDLSGGERNRVHLATMLKSGGNLLLLDEPTNDLDVDTLRALEDALLSFAGCAVVISHDRWFLNRVATHMLAFEGDSRVVWFEGNYEDYEADRRKRLGAAADTPHRIRYKPLTRG; from the coding sequence ATGGCTCATCAGTTCATCTTCGTGATGAAGGACCTGAAGAAGATCGTCCCGCCCAAGCGGGAAATCCTGAAGGGCATCTGGCTGTCGTTCTATCCGGGCGCCAAGATCGGGGTCATCGGCGCCAACGGGGCCGGCAAGAGCAGCCTGCTGCGGATCATGGCCGGGGTCGACCGGGACTTCCTCGGCGAGGCCTGGCCCGCCGACGGCGTCCGGGTCGGCTACCTGCCCCAGGAGCCCCGCCTGGATGCCGCAAAGGATGTGCGCGGCAACGTGGAGGACGGCGTGGCGGATGTCCGCTCGCTCCTCACCCGATTCGACGAGATCAACGCCCGCCTCGGCGAGCCGCTCGACGCCGACGAGATGGACAAGGTCCTGGCCGAGCAGGGCCGGGTGCAGGACGCGATCGAGTCGGCCAACGGTTGGGACCTCGACCGCACGGTCGAGATCGCCATGGACGCCCTGCGCTGCCCGCCCGGCGACGCCGACGTGGCGACCCTGTCCGGCGGAGAGGTGCGCCGCGTGGCCCTCTGCCGTCTGCTGCTGCAGAAGCCCGACCTGCTCCTCCTCGACGAGCCCACGAACCACCTGGACGCCGAGAGCGTGGCCTGGCTCGAGCGCTTCCTCAAGGAATACCCGGGCACGGTGGTGGCGATCACCCACGACCGCTACTTCCTCGACAACGTGGCGGGCTGGATCCTCGAGCTGGACCGCGGCGCGGGCATCCCGTGGGAAGGTAACTACTCCTCGTGGCTCGACCAGAAGAAGCAGCGTCTCGCCGTCGAGGAGAAGCAGGAGAGCGCGCGGCAGCGCACCCTCGAGCGCGAGCTGGAGTGGGTGCGCATGTCCCCCCGCGCGCGGCAGGCCAAATCCAAATCCCGTCTGCAGGCCTACGAGGAGCTGCTGGCCGAGGGCGGGCGCGACCGCGAGGGCCAGGCCGAGATCGTCATCCCCACGCCGCCGCGCCTGGGCGATCTCGTGGTGCAGGCCGAGCATCTGGCCAAGGGGTACGGCGACCGGCTCCTGATCGAGGACCTCTCGTTCAGCCTGCCCCGCGGCGGCATCGTCGGGGTGATCGGCCCGAACGGCGCGGGCAAGACCACCCTGTTCCGCATGATCACCGGCCAGGAGAAGCCGGAGCGGGGCTCGCTGCAGGTGGGCGAGAGTGTCCGCCTGGCCTACGTGGACCAGAGCCGCGACACGCTCGATCCGGCCAAGAACGTGTGGGAGGAGATCTCGGGCGGAGCCGAGCAGCTACAGCTGGGCTCGCGCCAGATCGCCTCCCGCGCCTACGTGGCCTCGTTCAACTTCAAGGGCGCCGACCAGCAGAAGCGGGTGGGCGATCTCTCGGGCGGCGAGCGCAACCGCGTGCACCTCGCCACCATGCTCAAGAGCGGCGGCAACCTGCTGCTGCTCGACGAGCCCACCAACGATCTGGACGTCGATACGCTGCGCGCGCTCGAGGACGCGTTGCTGTCGTTCGCGGGCTGCGCGGTGGTGATCAGCCACGACCGCTGGTTCCTGAACCGGGTGGCCACCCACATGCTCGCCTTCGAGGGCGACAGCCGCGTGGTGTGGTTCGAGGGCAACTACGAGGACTACGAGGCCGATCGCCGCAAGCGCCTGGGCGCGGCCGCCGACACGCCGCATCGCATCCGCTACAAGCCGCTGACCCGCGGATGA
- a CDS encoding ABC transporter ATP-binding protein, which yields MPALLEAQDLAAQYGWTQVLHGLSFAVEAGGITTILGANGAGKTTTLRAVCRMVKTSGQVRFDGQRIDGKATEEIVRLGIAHTPEGRGTFVDLTVEENLRLGAYARREKSGVRQDYEKVFAYFPVLAQRRRQQAGTLSGGEQQMLAVARALMSRPRLLLLDEPSLGLAPLVVREIFHIVRTVNQQERVSVLLVEQNAAMALDLADHAYLLETGRVVMSGPAAELKKNDAIRRSYLGY from the coding sequence ATGCCGGCCCTGCTCGAGGCGCAAGACCTGGCGGCTCAGTACGGATGGACTCAGGTCCTCCACGGGCTGTCGTTCGCGGTGGAGGCGGGCGGCATCACCACGATCCTCGGCGCCAACGGAGCCGGCAAGACCACCACCTTGCGGGCGGTCTGCCGCATGGTGAAGACCAGCGGCCAGGTGCGCTTCGATGGCCAGCGGATCGACGGCAAGGCCACCGAGGAGATCGTGCGCCTGGGCATCGCCCACACGCCGGAGGGCCGCGGGACATTCGTGGACCTGACCGTGGAGGAGAACCTGCGCCTCGGGGCCTACGCGAGGCGGGAGAAGTCCGGCGTCCGTCAAGACTACGAGAAGGTGTTCGCGTATTTCCCGGTGCTGGCGCAGCGGCGCCGACAGCAAGCCGGCACGCTCTCCGGCGGCGAGCAGCAGATGCTCGCGGTGGCCCGGGCCCTCATGTCACGCCCTCGGCTGCTCCTGCTGGACGAGCCGTCGCTCGGGCTGGCGCCGCTGGTGGTCCGGGAAATCTTCCATATCGTGCGGACCGTCAACCAGCAAGAACGCGTGAGCGTCCTGCTCGTGGAGCAGAATGCCGCGATGGCACTCGACCTCGCCGATCACGCCTACCTCCTCGAGACCGGACGGGTCGTGATGTCGGGTCCCGCCGCCGAGCTGAAAAAGAACGATGCCATCCGCCGCTCCTATCTCGGATACTGA
- a CDS encoding branched-chain amino acid ABC transporter permease: MDILIQQIVSGLATGGIYASLALALVMIYQATDVVNFAQGNMAMFSTYLAWSLLQAGLPYWVTFAITVVVAFVGGLLIERIIIRPVEGAPILTIVIVTLGLLVIFTSVAGWIYSYIQKPFPSPFPDKPIRIGQIVFGAHDLGAIGVTLVMLVLLFLFFRFTTLGLAMRAAAQNPVSSRLCGIRVSWMLGLGWGLAAAFGAVAGMMVAPVVFLDPNMMGGIQLYAFAAATVGGFTSPFGAVVGGLLVGVTENLVGTYVSFIGTELKLTVALAMIIIVLLVRPTGLFGRTIVRRV, from the coding sequence ATGGACATCCTGATCCAGCAGATCGTATCCGGCCTCGCGACCGGGGGCATCTACGCCAGCCTGGCCCTCGCCCTCGTGATGATCTATCAGGCCACCGACGTGGTGAACTTCGCCCAGGGCAACATGGCCATGTTCAGCACGTATCTGGCCTGGTCCCTCCTGCAGGCGGGCCTGCCCTACTGGGTGACCTTCGCGATCACCGTGGTGGTGGCCTTCGTGGGCGGCCTCCTGATCGAGCGGATCATCATCCGCCCGGTGGAGGGCGCGCCGATCCTCACCATCGTGATCGTCACGCTGGGCCTGCTCGTGATCTTCACCAGCGTGGCCGGCTGGATCTACTCGTACATCCAGAAGCCGTTCCCCAGCCCCTTCCCGGACAAGCCCATTCGGATCGGCCAGATCGTCTTCGGCGCGCACGATCTGGGCGCCATCGGCGTGACCCTCGTCATGCTGGTGCTGCTCTTCTTGTTCTTCCGCTTCACCACGCTCGGCCTGGCCATGCGCGCGGCCGCCCAGAACCCGGTCTCGAGCCGACTCTGCGGCATCCGGGTGAGCTGGATGCTCGGCCTCGGCTGGGGGCTGGCCGCCGCGTTCGGCGCGGTGGCGGGCATGATGGTGGCTCCGGTGGTGTTCCTCGATCCCAACATGATGGGCGGGATCCAGCTCTATGCCTTCGCCGCCGCGACGGTGGGCGGCTTCACGAGCCCGTTCGGCGCGGTCGTGGGCGGGCTCCTGGTGGGCGTCACCGAGAACCTGGTCGGAACCTACGTCTCCTTCATCGGCACCGAGCTCAAGCTGACGGTCGCTCTCGCCATGATCATCATCGTGCTGCTCGTCCGGCCGACCGGCCTCTTCGGCCGCACCATCGTGCGACGGGTCTAG